In Benincasa hispida cultivar B227 chromosome 8, ASM972705v1, whole genome shotgun sequence, the sequence ACACCGTCGGGCAAAGTTTTAACTCCCAACGGTCTTTATAAATTATGACCATCGGGATAAGTGCCTTATGCAAAGGGTGCGTTTTCATCGTTGGGATTTAGTGGATTTCCCGACCCCTGAGACCATCGGGGGATGGTTTCTTAACGTCGGGAAAAGGTGAAAACGAAATATTGCTTTTTCCCGACCCCTTGTATCGTCCGGACTACATATTTAACCGTCAGAATcaacttctttttttattttattttttaaattttttttttttcaaatgtcatacctatttgaatcttacaaatatcaatcaaactaaaataaaatttgccCAATCAAGTCAATGTCTACAAtagtaaataatatatagaaaacATGTTTGAATCTCAAAAGTTACTATAACATCCATAGTTCCTTAATCCAAAATATACCATAACATCCAAAATAACATTACATGATAACAAACTATCTGTGGGGAGGTGCATCTACAACCTTAATCCACAATTCCTAaatccaaaataacattaaCATCTACAAACTAAATACGCTTGTCAGGAGATGCATCTTCAACATAAATCTCGAGATacctataaaataaaaattttaataagtttaatactcaatataccatataccaatctcaaaatgaatatagaatttaaaattcaaCTAAGAAAATTAATGAACTGAAACAAACCAACTCAAACTTgcatatttcaatctcaaactcaatatagaacttaaaacccaacttaaatttaatcataattttACATTTACCCCTATACCAACTTTAAAACCAATAtaagaacattaacaaataAAACCCACTTTAACTTCAAACctaatatagaacttaaaacccaaCTTAAACCCAACCAACTCATaacaattgaaacaaaacaagacatatttacatttacttaaacttatatatatatttaccccCACTTATTTGAACCACAAACTCAAATTGAACTTTAAAACCAAAGGTTAGATATAATGTCAACATAATTAGACAATCACTCCCTTTACCAATTTTAAACCCAACATAAGAATCTgaacaaattgaaattaagcatatacccCATCTCAACATTATTCTCAGTCTCAATATAGGACTTATAACTCAACTAAAAACCCCACTTAATTTAACTACAaactcaaattcaaattcaacttaAGAACACTAACTATACTTTACATAATTATACGTTTATGttgttaccataactgcaggataacaACATACACAATCTTCTAATTAATTTACTACGAAAGTTGAATTGGTCATACCTAGTTCCTTAAAGACTAGATTGGCTAGATTGGCTAGATTGGACGATCTGGAAGAAATAACACAATCTGAGATGGATGATATGAAAGTTATGATCTTATAGCTCATGAGAGATAAATTGAACTAGGTATGACTTTCGATGAGGATGCACTGGAcaatgatttattattattattttttttaatttttttatcctttGGTGTCCTACCAAGGGCCACTCCTATGCCCAACACCTGCTCACATATTTCTTCCTTTGATATTGGTTCAGACCCTTCCTAGGTGGAGACTTTTCTCAGCTCGACCATCTAACTATACATCAATAATTAGGACTAATTATTGAatgataattttatataaataaagttaCATTACGAAATAAAAACTTACATATGCATCATTAGCGACCTAATTAACAAACGAGTGGTCACTCTTAGAGTGTGTATTGATAACtattaaaaatacaagttattaaagtcaaattattaaaacaatgggagaaagcgatggtaaaataggcaatattacaATTGAATGCGACAAACTAAAAGAAAGTTGCGATCGCTaacgctcatcgcataaaaacagttaaaatTGCATTATtctgtgcaggtacaatgcgatggcgcgCTTGAGTTTACGATCCAAGGGCACAATGCGATGGCGCGTTTGAGTTTGCGATCTAAGGGTACCTCAAAGATGATCATGTAAAAACCTTACATAAAGGCGACATCATAATAAaacatgatgggacgtaaagttGATAATGGTCAATTCAGAAATATAGTTGACGGCTGCTGAAAGACCATACCGTTGTAAATACATTGAACTTCTGGTGACTATCAGATGATGCAACAGGGTATGAAAATTAATGTTGCCCATCCACGCAATCATTAGTCAGAAGAACTACTTTACttagaagtctataaatacccaatgctaccAAACCAAAAAGGAAAGCAAGTGAGGAGGCAAGGCAAAGCCGAGGGAAGGGAATTATTGAGAGGAAATTAATTTTCGGAGAGGTCGAGAGACTGCTGAAAACAACACAAAGGAGAGACACCCAACCCTTACAAGAGCAAGATTCTACAATTCAGGAAAGAGTTGAAGTgaaagagcagtgtaaaaagGCAGAGGAAGCAAGACCTTTGCTTACCTGGCTTGATACTTCTTAcaccatttattgttttgtactcaacacattgtttgcaaaaatggaaacttcatttcaatttatgatcACTCTCCCCACCATGCAtagtaactaaatttgtgaatggtttgagaagtacttagctggcATAACTTAAGCTATGTACTtgatgcgatcatcttgtcttatgtatgcttcattcatcatttggagtacttaagagagtagtctaaagacagaatctaggcttgagagagtcgaaTTAGATCACATTAGccaaagtagagacttagaaataaatTCTATCTGCTACATTCCAtacacattgcatgcatcccagaaataggaaatgtggcattatgcattgagaaatgtagtgcttaatatttgtgtataacatgatcgcatgacttgtacaaaatcttaagaaatgctagctaaatctcttctcaaccccttcatcgcatacttgttaCAACACCACCCTTTCATCATTCCACATTTAATTCCAtcgcattagaaaatctaagttaaatcaccatctacttctttatCACCATCGCAATAGGATCAGAGAGTCcgtcgcatatctatttagtaatccctacgttcgaccctggacttatcaggaccctaagaaggcttatacttgggctttgttaggaaaatttgtatgatcatcgcatccacacatccttacatcgcatgataaatcaaagcatcaagtttttagcaCCGTTGTCGGGTATTATGGTATAGATTGCGCTAacatcaaacctctttgatctTTATAGTTTTCGACCTTTATTGTATTGTTGTTCCACCTGTGAAGGAAGAAGCAAGCatcgtatgagcgaaggacataACCTTGAACTCAAGTACGACCCAAAGATCGAAAGAACTTTTTGTAAAAGGCAGAGAAACAAACGTAAACGAGAAAGAAGAGTTCACAAAATGGCTGAACAACCTGAGGAACGAGTAGCAAATGAAAACAACATGATGGAAAATCCTATCCTACTGACAAATGATCTCAATAGACCAAtctgggactatgcgtcaccaaacttgtatgatttctccccaggaatcatgagaccaACATTGGATTGAtcaaggtttgagatgaagccaGTAATGTTATAAATGATACAAATAGCAACACAGTTCGGAGGACGGCGTGGTGAAGATCTACACGCCCATGCTACaagcttcattgaaatttgcaacacttttgtgttccctaatattTCCCCAGAAGAGGTTCGACTCacgttatttccattttcactatgtGATAAGCAAGAAAATGGCCTTActctctcgaaccaggagagataacGTCATGGGAGATAAGTTGTGGAGAAGTTTTGAAGAAGTATTTCTCTCCAACAGAAAATGCCAGAAGGAGGAAATTGATCACcatttgaacaagaagatgatgaaTCGCTCAATGACGCATGGGCAAGATTCAAGAGACTAGTATATGCGACTGCCCACACCAATGGATACCGATATGctcaaaatgagattttttttacaTGAGACTCAAACTCATGGCATCGCAGACGGTTGCCAATGCGGTAGCATCAGGAGGTCTACTGAACAAAAACATTATGATGAAGAAAGCATATTCTTGATCGGCATCTCGAAAACCATGAAGCTTggcaagaaagcgatcaaagaacGAAGCAGAGACGGTAATGCGAGTAATGGTGCcattaaatcattataaaatcAGATGAATGTGATGATAAACTTGTTGTAAGGCATCACAATAAACAATTCAGGAACTCGAAATAGGCAAGTCAATGCGATAGAGAAAACAAGCACCAGTTGTGTCGTATGTGAAGAATCGCATTCTTTTGAGGAATGTCCATGAAATCCTCAATCAGTTTACTTTGTccaaaaaaaatcctttttcaAACACGTACAACCCGGGGTGGCGAAATCACCCTAATTTTTCTTGAAAGAACAACCAACAGCAAGGCAATCAACTTGTGGCTCAGAGAGAGGGACCGCCAGGGTTTTTCGATAGAACTAATGGACAACAGCAAGTTAGCAACTCTCAAACACCATCCCCATCATCCCTGAAAAACTTGTTGaagcattgaaaaaaaaatgaaataatcctTCAAAACCAAGCTACATCCACCGcaatttggaaattcaaatGCGACAAATTGTGGGAGAGCTAATGAACAGACCCCAAGGGACATTGCCTAGctcaaccgagcttccacgcaatCTAGGGAATACAGGGAAAGAACACTGCCAAGCAGTCACCCTAAGGAGTGGAAAGGCAGCGATAAAAGTCAGAAAGAAGTCTCGCAAGACCGAGTCAAAGGAGCAACCTGCAATTGAATCAAGGAAACCTCTATCACAGACTGAATCAAAGGAGTCCGAAACTAGGGAACCAGAAGATGTGATCAACTCCAAGCCTCCAGACCATGAAACATTGAAAGTACAGCTACCTCCATTTCCTCAAAGactgaaaaataaacataacGATGAAGGTCAGTATCAGCGCTTCCTGAAAATATTGAAACAATtgcacatcaatattccattcATAAAAGAGATAGAGCAGATGTCGGTGTATACGAAATTTTTAAAGGACATTGTCTCAAAGAAGAGAAGCATGGGAAGATTCACCACGGTGGCATTGACACAAGAATCAAATACTATAATCTCACCAAAGATGGCGACCCAGGcagtttcacaataccctgctcaataggaGGAATCTATATTGGTCAAGCATTATGCGATCTTGGAGTaagcataaacttaatgctcctttcaatcttcaaaagaTTGAATGTAGGACAACTAACACCCACAACAGTGACTCTTCAACTCGCCGATAGATCTTTGGTGCATCCTGAATGGAAATTAAAGGATGTCTTGATAACAATAGACAGATTCATTCTACCTGCAGACTTCATTATCTTAGATTATGAGGCGGATAAAGATGTTCCAATCATATTGGGATAACCATTCTTTTCTACTGGTCGTGCTTAAatagatgtgcacaagggagaaatcacaatGAGCATCAACGGAATGAAGTTCAGGTTCAATATCATCAAGGCAATGAAGTTTCTGGATGAGGAAAGCTTATCAGATTTCGATGATGAACACACTTGCGCTGAAAATTGGGAGTCCgaagaagagaatgaagaacGAGAGGATTCGACAACATCCATAGAGACTTGCCATGCGATAACAGAGATATTGAAGAATGAGGAAATGCTGAATttggatgaagaaagaaaaacacagaAGCCCTCTTTAGAGCAACCACCTATactaaaactaaaaactctACCAATCCACTTGAAGTACGTATTTCTCGGCTAGAATGAAACCTTACCAGTCATCATATCATCTGCATTacctgaagaaaaagaaactgcGCTGCTCAgtgttctaaagaaatatattagaGCAATCGAATGGACGCTCGCAGACATCAGAGGTATTAGCCCAACATAATGCATGCATTAAATCCGGCTTGAAGAAAATTAGAAGGGTTCGATAGAACCTCAGTGTAGATGAACCCTGCAATGAAGGAGGTTGtcaaaaaagaaatcatcaaatggttagatgcCGACATTATCTACCCtattgcagatagcacgtgggtaaGCTCCGTGCAATGTGTTCCTAAGAAGGGTGGGATGACAGTAGTTCCTAATGCAAACAACGAATTGATCCCTATAAGGACCATCACGGGTTGGCGTATTTGTATGGACTACAGGAAACTCAACGCGGCAACAAAAaaagatcatttccccttgcctttcattgatcaaatgctcgaTCGATTAGGGGAATGATTATTTCTGCTTCCTTGATGGGTACATAGGCTATAATCAAATTATGATCGCACCAGAGGATCAAGAAAAGATCATGTTCACATGTCCATATGGAACGTTCGCCTTTCGTCGCATGCCTTTTGGATTATGCAATGCTCCCAGTACGTTttaaaggtgtatgatggcgatTTTCTCCAAGTACCTTGAAGACTcagttgaaatctttatggatgatttctcagtctaTGGGCAAACATATGAAATCTGTTTGCAAAACCTAGAGAGAATATTGAAAATATGTGAAGAAACTAATCTAGTGTTGAACTGGGAAAAGTGTCATTTTATGGTCAAAGAAGGAATTGTGCTCGGGCACAAAGTTTCAAGGAATGAGttagaggtggacaaagcaaaaattgaagctatagaaaaacttccacctctaGCGAATGTGAAAGCTTTGAGGAGTTTCTTAGGACGGGTGGGGTTTTACAGAAGGTTTGTGAAAGATTTTTCCAAAATCGCTCGACCTTTGAATGTGTTGTTGGAAGCTGATAGACCCTTTGATTTTGATTCACACTGCCTCACTGCATTCAAAACACTAAAGTCTAAGGACCCTTTACTTACAACGCCTTTCTAAATCGCATCCTGATTGGCGCAAAGCCAATTCGAACTAATGTGCGATTGCAACGGATTGCGATGGAGGCAGTCTTGGCACAAAAGTAGACATGTTACACTCCCAATTGCCATATGCTAGCAGACATTAAACTCCACAAGGCGAATTAACACCACACCAAGAGGAACTTTTAGTGGTAATTTTTACGATTAAAAAATTCAGCCCTTACTTTTTTTGGGGTTCAATAATGATTAGTTCCACATAGACCACTCTGCGGTAagaatatttgatgacaaaaaagatgcaaatctaATGACTAAATCTGAATGGTTCTCTACTCCAAGAATTTAATATGGAAATAATCAACCGAAAGGGAACAGAAGAACCAGGTACGGCCATTTAATCGCGAATTAGCCGAATCTAGAAGTGGAGTCACATCATCGGAGGTGAACATCTTATTTCCTGATGAGCAATTGCTTAAATTGGAAGAAACTACCCTGGTATGCATATATTGTCAACTTCTTGATCTACAAACAATAACCGTAAACTAACACCATTTAAAAAAAGGCTCATTTCATGAATGCAATTTTACTACTGGGACAATTCGATCTCTACAAAAGGGGACCAGACCAGATATTGAGACTTTGGGTGTTCCAGAAACTTACTTTCCATCACATATTTGTTTAATGTCATGGAAATCACCCTATGGAAGGCAATTTTCGGTGGGATAAGTGCAGCAACAAAAGTTTTGCAATGTGGTATTATGGCCCACTTTCTGTTTAAGGGACGCAACGAGGACTATCCATGAATACGATATGCCAACGCACTTGGAAgcatttcagaaaaaaaaatgtgatgcAATGAATCATCATATTGGAGGTAGAGTTATTCGAATCTGGGGaatagatttcatgggaccatttcatGTCAATGGTCATAAATACATTTCTATTGGTTGTCGACTATTGTTTTTAAATGGATTGAAACTATTCATGCGTTTGCAAAACGATGCGACAACAGTCCTCTAAAGTTGCAGAAAACATTCTTACTTGTTTTGGGCACCCCATGTGCATAAGTGACAAAAGGGACCACTTTTGTAGAAATCGGCTTGTTAGTAAATTGGTTTAGATCAAATATAATGTCCACATATGATCGCCACCACCATAATCACCCTCAAATAAACGGGCAAACAGAGGTTTCTAACAGAGAAATCAAGTCAAtcttagagaaggtggtgacCCATCGAGAAAGAATTGGCCCATGAAATTGGATGATGCTTGTGGGAATATGGATTGCTTATAAGACATCATAGGCATGTCACCATATGCGTTGTATTTGGAAAAGACTTGTCATCTGCCATTGGAACTGGAATATAAGGCAAGTGGGCAGTTAAGAAACTTAACTTTCGCATCTTAGGTataagagaaaagagaaaacttCAAGCTACTAGAGCTGGACGAAGTTGGAAATTAACAGACATATATAGTAATTCTAAAAATTATACAAAGAATGCATCAAGCCGATGGCATGATAAGCGTCTTTGCGAGAAAACCTCAAGGCAGTCAAAGGGTATTACTGTTCAACTCTAGTTTGCGTCTCTTTCTTAGAAAACTGAAGTTCGCGTTGGTCCGCTTTCATAAATCAAAGAAGTATTCTTGCATGGAGCGGTGAAATTGACCCAACGAGATGGGACCAACGCATTTAAAGTGAATGGAAAAGAGTAAAGATGGTATCATTGTTAGGAGATTTCCCAATGCGAAACTCATTGACTTGGATAAGCCAGAATAAGGAAACACTCCAGTCCCTATGATGATAAAGCGACATACATTCATCTGGGAACGAAGTAATATCCTTTTGAGTAtcctttttgttttctttcaagAATGTATNNNNNNNNNNNNNNNNNNNNNNNNNTGCCTCACTGCATTCAAAACACTAAAGGACGTTTTGACTACAACGCCAATTCTAATCGCACCTGATTGGCCAAAGCCATTCGAACTAATGTGCGATGCCAACGGATTGGCGATGGAGGCAGTCTTGGCACAAAAAGTAAAGACAATGTTACACCCCATTGCATATGCTAGCAGAACATTAAACTCCACACAGGCGAATTACACCACCACCAAGAAGGAACTTTTAGTGGTAATTTTTACGATTAAAAAATTCAGACCTTACTTTTTGGGGTCAAAAGTGATAGCCCACATAGACCACTCTGCGGTaagatatttgatgacaaaaaaAGATGCGAAGTCTAGACTAATCTAATGGGTTCTCTTACTCCAAGAATTTAATATGGAAATAATCAACCGAAAGGGAACAGAGAACCAGGTCACAGACCATTTATCGCGATTAGAGAATCTAGAAGTGGATCACATCCAGTCGGAGGTGAACACCTTATTTTCTGATGAGCAATTGCTTAAGATTGAAGAACTACCCTGGTATGCAGATATTGTCAAGTTCTTGATCTACAAACAATAACCTGTAAACTACACATCCCATTAAAAGAAAAGGCTCATTCATGAATGCAAATTTTACTACTGGGACAATCCGAATCTCTACAAAAGGGGACCAGACCAGATATTGAGACTCTGTGTTCCAAAAACTACTTTCCATCACATATTGTTTCAATGTCATGAATCACCCTATGGAAGGCATTTCGGTGGGCAGTGCACAGCAACAAAAGTTTTGCAATGTGGGTATTACTGGCCCACTCTGTTTAAGGACGCACGACACTACTCCATGAAATACGATAAGTGCCAACGCATTGGAAgcatttcagaaaaaaaatgtGATGCCAATGAACATCATATTGGAGGTAGAGTTATTCGACATCTGGAGaatagatttcatgggaccatttccatcgtcaaatggtcataaatacattctattggTTGTCGACTATGTTTTTAAATGGATTGAAACTATTTCATGCGTTGCAAACAATGCGACAACAGTCTCTAAGTTCTTGCAGAAAAACATCTTCACTTGTTTTGGCACCCTATGTGCCATAATAGTGACAAAGGGACCCACTTTGTGAATCGATTGGTTAGTAAATTGTTGATCAAATATAATGTCCACCATATGATCGCCACCACATATCACCCTCAAATAAACGGGCAAGCAGAGGTTTCTAACAGAGAAATCAAGTCAATCTTAGAGAAAGTGGTGAACCCATCGCAGAAAGATTGAGCCATGAAATTGGATGATGCCTTGTGGGAATATCGGATTGCTTATAAGACATCCATAGGCATGtcaccatatgcgttggtatttggaaaGACTTGTCATCTACTGTTAGAATTGGAatataaggcgatgtgggcagttaagaaacttaactttgatcttaaggctataagagaaaagagaaaacttCAGCTACTAGAGCTGGACGAGTGGAGATTACAAACATATAAgaattctaaaatttacaaagaatgcATCAAGCGATGGCATGATAAGCGTCTTTGCGAGAAAAACCTCAAGGCAGGTCAAAGGGTATTACTATTCAACTCTAGGTTGCGTCTCTTTCTTAGAAAACTGAAGTCGCGTTGGTCCGGGCCTTTCATAATCAAAGAAGTATTCTTGCATGGAGCGGTGAAATTGACCAACGAAGATGGGACCAACGCATTTAAAGTGAATGGAAAAAGAGTAAAGATGTATCATTGAGGAGATTTCCAATGCGAAAAACCTCCATTGACTTGGATAAGCCAGAATAAAGAAGAAACACTCAGTCCCTATGATGATAAGCGACATACATTCATCTGGGACGAAGTATATCCTTTTGAGtatcctttttgtttttctttcaagaatGTATTTTATTTTCTGCATATTTACTACTCTTTATGattatcaactttttttttcgtACTTCtaatcttttttatttcatcattttgatCGTAATAAACGAATGCGACGGAGTAATACGATGGGCTTAAAACATGTGATCGATGgagctttcaatttttttttaaaaaaattatcaacccATCACAGGAAAGGATGCAATCACAATGATGCGggcaaaaaattaaatttgggggttgtgtccttctttgcctcatcttatttaaatttttgtacttcttactttcaatttaataatgCTGAATTCTACTATCGCATTCTCTCTCGTTTGGTtcaattatgaatttttgatTACTTGATTTGGTTGCTGCAATCATCCTTTGCCCATTATGAATTCAATGATGAAATATATGCTTCTTTTCTTATCACATGAACTAGTGTCAGATTAATTTCAGGACAATCGATTCAccaaatatttctaaaatttagtggTTTACAAGCTTtacttcaaaactatttttacaaaattttctgAGTCCATCGCATGAATTATTTCGTCTTCAGCAATAAGGACATTGCTGCGTGTTAAATTTGGGGGGAGAGGGGTGTTATTTTCAGAACttcatttcaattaaaaaaaatttttgaGATCGGATCCCGCTCCATAAGTatgatgtccgcatgacacccgtgggtgcaaaccaaaatgaaggtgggaaACGTGATCAACACAGAAGCTAAGTGATCACAACTCCTCTGCCAAATAAAGAGATGGCATGAGTTTTGACTAAAAAGAGTGTCtcgctcatagttggatgtccgcatgacacctgtgggggcaagccaaaacgaaggatGGGCATTCGGATCAGTGCAAGATCACAAAACGAATATCTGAATCATGCAAAGGCCGAAACCGCTTGAACACCTCggtttgataaaatttaaaataaattatgcgATGTCCTGGGAAATGAGTAAagattttttaaagattaagcttgcggtccctaaaggttagaaatattttaggaagagattagAATAGAAATTAATAAGGCATTGGTTCAacgatttgaataaggcaccatGAGAAGCCTAGGCAAGGTGAAGGCGATTGGAATTTTgagaaatctttagtttattcttGAAGGCacgcattgttttaaatttgggggtgtgataactggtagaaatacaagttattaaagttcaaattattaaaaaaaatgggagaaagtgatggtaaaataggcaatattacgATTGAATGCGACAAACTAAAAGAAAGTTGCAATCGCTaacgctcatcgcataaaaatagttaaaattgcATTATTTTGTGTGGGTACAATGCGATGACGCGCTTGAGTTTGCGATCCAAGGGCACAATCCAATGGCACGTTTGAGTTTGCAATCCAAGGGTACCTCAAACATGATCGTGTGAAAACCTTCATAAAGGCGAAAACATAATAAaacatgatgggacgtaaagttGATAACGATCAATTTGGAAATATAGTTGACGGCCGTTGAAAGACCATACCGTtgcaaatacattgaacttTCGATGACTATCAGACGGCATAACAAGGTATGAaaattaatgctgcccatcaacGCAATCATTGATGAGAAGAACTGCTTTGCCTAGaattctataaatacccaaCCAAACCAAAAAGGAGAGCACGCGAGGAGGCAAGGCGAAGCCGAGGGAAGGGAATTCTTGaaaggaaattaatttttgaagagGTCGAGAGACTGCCGAAAATAGCACAAAGGAGAGACACCCAACCCTTACGAGAGCAAGATTCTACAATTCGGaaaagagttgaagtgataagagcagtgtaaaaagccagaggaagcaagatattgcttacCTGGCTTGTACTTCTTACaccatttattattttgtactcaacactTTGTTTGCAATAAtggaaatttcatttcaatttatgatcATTCTCTCCccaccatgcatgagtaactaaatttgtgaatgggttgatAAGTACTTAGCtggcatgacttaagctatgtactttatgtgatcatcttgtcttatgtacgcttcattcatcatttggagtacttgagagagtagtctaaagacagaatctaggcttgagagagtcagattagatcgcattagcaagagtagagacttagaaataagttctatctgctacattccatacacattgcatacatcctagaaataggaaatgtggcattatgcattgagaaatgtagtgcttaatatttgtgtataacaTGATTGCATGACTTGtacaaaattttaagaaatgctagctaaatctcttctcaaccccttcattgCATACTTGTTACAATACCACCCTTTCATTGCTCTGcatttagttccatcgcattagaaaatctaagttAAATCATCATCTACTTCTTTATCACCGTCGCAATAGGATCAGAGAGTCTGTCGCAAATCTATTTAATAATCCCTAcattcgaccttggacttaccaagaccctaagaaggcttatacttgggctttgttaggaaaacttgcatgatcatcgcattcACACATCCTTAcatcgcatgataaatcaaCGCATCACGTATGCTTAAATAAGTCTACTTGGTCCATTGTTTGATTGTCGAGTCctttctttaaaacaaattCACATAGAAGATATTAATAATACTttcttagaaatcaaatatagaaatattttttttttttaccgtgAATTCTTGTATGTATATGAAAGTCTTAGAACCAGTTGTATGAGGGAACTTTAGAGCTGACTAATTCCTTTGATTAGTTTCTGCCACTttctaagaaaatgagaaattaagaggaaa encodes:
- the LOC120084032 gene encoding uncharacterized protein LOC120084032; translation: MRQIVGELMNRPQGTLPSSTELPRNLGNTGKEHCQAVTLRSGKAAIKVRKKSRKTESKEQPAIESRKPLSQTESKESETREPEDVINSKPPDHETLKVQLPPFPQRLKNKHNDEGHCLKEEKHGKIHHGGIDTRIKYYNLTKDGDPGSFTIPCSIGGIYIGQALCDLGVSINLMLLSIFKRLNVGQLTPTTVTLQLADRSLVHPEWKLKDVLITIDRFILPADFIILDYEADKDVPIILG